The following are encoded together in the Streptomyces sp. NBC_01465 genome:
- a CDS encoding LuxR C-terminal-related transcriptional regulator, translating to MLGVVGLDERCESAYRALVVLGSAEVPDLARRLTFSESDTEDALRSLERRRLAARTSARSRRWVAAPPEAALGALLARHRRELQEAERSATLLAGEYRGDPVAPDVHDLIEVVHGASAVAHRFHQVQQGAVREVCALVSVNPDVVTGTENDSEEPATVRGVSYRVVVERALLSTPNGRTELLAALGREEQVRVVDRVPTKLVIADGSRALLPLLGRRADPAILVSRASGLLEALMGLFESVWREAQPLRIGSDGTTPHEGTARPDATDLDILSLLLDGMTDVSVAKQLGLVERTVQRRIKGLMEIIGVTSRLQLGWHAYDRGWVADRPR from the coding sequence GTGCTGGGAGTGGTGGGGCTCGACGAGCGGTGCGAATCGGCGTACCGCGCGCTGGTGGTGCTCGGCTCCGCCGAGGTACCGGATCTCGCGCGGCGGCTGACGTTCTCCGAGTCGGATACGGAGGACGCGCTGCGCAGTCTGGAGCGCCGGCGCCTCGCCGCCAGGACGTCCGCGCGCTCACGGCGGTGGGTGGCCGCGCCTCCGGAAGCGGCCCTGGGCGCACTGCTCGCCCGGCACCGGCGCGAGCTGCAGGAGGCCGAGCGCTCGGCCACGCTGCTCGCCGGGGAGTACCGGGGCGACCCGGTGGCGCCCGATGTGCACGATCTGATCGAGGTGGTGCACGGTGCGAGCGCGGTGGCGCACCGTTTCCATCAGGTGCAGCAGGGCGCGGTCCGGGAGGTCTGCGCGCTGGTGTCGGTCAATCCGGACGTGGTGACGGGGACCGAGAACGACTCGGAGGAGCCGGCCACCGTCCGCGGCGTCTCCTACCGGGTGGTCGTCGAGCGCGCACTGCTGTCCACGCCGAACGGGCGGACGGAACTGCTGGCGGCGCTGGGCCGCGAGGAACAGGTGCGGGTGGTGGACCGCGTCCCGACGAAACTGGTGATCGCGGACGGCAGCCGTGCGCTGCTGCCGCTCCTGGGGCGGCGCGCGGATCCTGCCATCCTCGTGAGCCGGGCGAGCGGGCTGCTGGAGGCGCTCATGGGGCTCTTCGAGTCGGTGTGGCGCGAGGCGCAGCCGCTGCGGATCGGTTCCGACGGGACCACCCCGCACGAGGGGACGGCCCGGCCCGACGCCACCGATCTGGACATCCTGTCCCTGCTGCTGGACGGGATGACCGACGTCAGTGTCGCCAAGCAGCTCGGCCTCGTGGAGCGGACCGTGCAGCGCAGGATCAAGGGACTGATGGAGATCATCGGCGTCACCAGCCGGCTCCAGCTGGGCTGGCACGCGTACGACAGGGGCTGGGTGGCGGACCGGCCCCGCTGA
- a CDS encoding DUF456 domain-containing protein encodes MNAWQLLAVGLVMLLGLLGVLVPGVPGQAIVWAAVAWWALTDTTTLAWGVLAGATAVLLLNQALRPLLPARRPAESGAPRRSLYVGGVAGIAGFFLVPVVGGPAGFVGGLYGAERARLGSHRDGWASTRRVMRAVGTPVLVELFACLLVVGAWVGALLWG; translated from the coding sequence ATGAATGCGTGGCAGCTCCTCGCGGTGGGCCTGGTGATGCTGCTCGGCCTGCTGGGCGTCCTGGTCCCGGGTGTGCCGGGCCAGGCGATCGTCTGGGCCGCCGTCGCCTGGTGGGCGCTGACCGACACCACCACCCTCGCCTGGGGCGTGCTGGCCGGGGCGACCGCCGTACTGCTGCTGAACCAGGCGCTGCGGCCGCTGCTGCCCGCCCGCCGCCCCGCCGAGTCCGGGGCGCCACGCAGGAGTCTGTACGTCGGAGGGGTGGCCGGGATCGCCGGGTTCTTCCTGGTGCCCGTGGTCGGCGGGCCCGCCGGATTCGTCGGCGGGCTCTACGGTGCCGAGCGCGCACGTCTGGGGAGCCACCGGGACGGCTGGGCCTCCACCCGCAGGGTCATGCGGGCCGTCGGGACACCGGTCCTGGTGGAGCTCTTCGCCTGCCTGCTGGTCGTGGGGGCTTGGGTGGGCGCCCTCCTCTGGGGCTGA
- a CDS encoding glycosyl hydrolase family 95 catalytic domain-containing protein: MGHASVPSRRTVLATGTALGGALLAGGGAAVPAQAAPVAVAPQAVRSSEDSWRTVLADADLRWQKMPKTWYEGPYLGNGYLGSGIYAEPGKNAIRFNVQHSEVQDHRPEFGSLFGLARLPIGYFTLEPVGTITALDWRLGLRDAELTGTLTTDKGTLTLRALVHNSLSVMAVEITPSEGEKDFRWVFHPAVAISPRAASKPLPAGYAANPPAVVEDHDGVSAAVQSLLSGGQHVTAWRERTREATRTLYVTVAHSFPKTTARDRAVNLVRGAASVSYDLHAMTHRAWWHGYYRKSFLSVPDARLQRFYWIQLYKIASAAREDAPVMATSGPWLEPTPWPGTWWNLNAQLEYWMIHGSNHLELDALTRSISEYRQTLVETTDPRYRADSAGITRTTDMTLNAGAPLDGSTFPLGIPGQATPVPEVGCLTWALHNVWLSYRHTMDESILRDTVFPLLRRTVNYYLHFLQPGADGKLHLPLTYSPEYGTTPDCNFDLMLLNWGCRTLLESAELLSIQDPLTARWQEVLAKLTPYPTGPDGLMIGAGTPLAISHRHFSHLLAIYPLYEMTGRSADEVALIERSLSHWVGFTGALQGYTYTGASSISSLLGKGEDALKYLGELMTKYIKPNTMYTESGPVIETPLAAAQSLHDMLCQSWGGTVRVFPAVPAAWAELTLHDFRTQGAFLLSAVREQGATRWVRLTSEAGAPCVVRHGIAGSVDVRDKHGRRLRYEDLGDATVRIELRRGESALITAAGDRPDLTIRPVTPNAPAPAWGLPA, from the coding sequence GTGGGACACGCATCAGTACCGTCCAGACGAACCGTTCTCGCCACCGGCACAGCCCTCGGCGGAGCACTGCTGGCCGGAGGTGGAGCGGCCGTCCCCGCCCAGGCGGCGCCTGTCGCTGTCGCGCCGCAGGCCGTGCGCTCCTCCGAGGACAGCTGGCGCACGGTCCTCGCGGACGCCGATCTGCGCTGGCAGAAGATGCCGAAGACCTGGTACGAGGGCCCGTACCTCGGCAACGGCTACCTGGGCTCCGGCATCTACGCCGAGCCGGGCAAGAACGCGATCCGCTTCAACGTCCAGCACTCCGAGGTCCAGGACCACCGCCCCGAGTTCGGCTCGCTCTTCGGCCTGGCACGGCTGCCCATCGGGTACTTCACCCTGGAGCCCGTCGGCACCATCACCGCGCTCGACTGGCGACTCGGCCTGCGCGACGCCGAGCTCACCGGCACGCTCACCACCGACAAGGGCACGCTCACCCTGCGGGCGCTGGTCCACAACTCGCTCTCCGTGATGGCCGTGGAGATCACCCCGAGCGAGGGCGAGAAGGACTTCCGCTGGGTCTTCCACCCGGCCGTCGCGATCAGCCCGCGCGCCGCGTCGAAGCCGCTGCCGGCCGGTTACGCGGCCAATCCCCCGGCCGTGGTCGAGGACCACGACGGGGTGAGCGCGGCGGTCCAGTCGCTGCTCTCCGGCGGCCAGCACGTCACCGCCTGGCGCGAGCGCACCCGCGAGGCCACGCGCACGCTGTACGTCACCGTCGCGCACTCCTTCCCCAAGACCACGGCGCGCGACCGCGCCGTGAACCTGGTGCGGGGCGCGGCCTCGGTCTCGTACGACCTGCATGCCATGACGCACCGCGCCTGGTGGCACGGCTACTACAGGAAGAGCTTCCTGTCGGTGCCGGACGCGCGGCTGCAGCGCTTCTACTGGATCCAGCTCTACAAGATCGCCTCGGCGGCCCGCGAGGACGCCCCCGTGATGGCGACCTCGGGCCCGTGGCTGGAGCCGACGCCCTGGCCGGGCACCTGGTGGAACCTCAACGCGCAGCTCGAGTACTGGATGATCCACGGCTCGAACCACCTCGAACTCGACGCGCTGACCCGCTCGATCAGCGAGTACCGCCAGACCCTCGTCGAGACCACCGACCCCCGTTACCGCGCCGACTCGGCGGGCATCACCCGCACCACCGACATGACGCTCAACGCCGGTGCCCCGCTGGACGGTTCGACCTTCCCGCTGGGCATCCCGGGGCAGGCGACGCCCGTCCCCGAGGTCGGCTGTCTGACCTGGGCGCTGCACAACGTCTGGCTCAGCTACCGCCACACCATGGACGAGTCGATCCTGCGCGACACGGTCTTCCCGCTCCTGCGCCGCACCGTCAACTACTACCTGCACTTCCTGCAGCCGGGCGCGGACGGCAAGCTGCACCTCCCGCTCACCTACTCCCCCGAGTACGGCACGACCCCCGACTGCAACTTCGACCTGATGCTGCTGAACTGGGGCTGCCGAACCCTGCTCGAATCCGCCGAACTCCTCTCCATCCAGGACCCGTTGACGGCGCGCTGGCAGGAAGTGCTGGCCAAGCTCACCCCGTATCCGACGGGCCCGGACGGCCTGATGATCGGCGCGGGCACCCCCCTCGCGATCTCGCACCGGCACTTCTCGCATCTGCTCGCGATCTATCCGCTGTACGAGATGACGGGCCGGAGCGCGGACGAAGTCGCCCTGATCGAGCGGTCGTTGAGCCACTGGGTCGGCTTCACCGGGGCCCTCCAGGGCTATACGTACACCGGCGCCTCGTCGATCTCCTCGCTGCTCGGCAAGGGCGAGGACGCACTGAAGTACCTGGGCGAGCTGATGACCAAGTACATCAAGCCGAACACCATGTACACGGAGTCGGGCCCGGTCATCGAGACCCCGCTCGCCGCCGCCCAGTCGCTGCACGACATGCTTTGCCAGTCCTGGGGCGGCACCGTCCGCGTCTTCCCGGCCGTCCCGGCGGCGTGGGCCGAGCTGACGCTGCACGACTTCCGTACGCAGGGCGCCTTCCTGCTCAGCGCCGTACGGGAGCAGGGCGCGACCCGCTGGGTCAGGCTGACCAGCGAGGCGGGCGCGCCGTGCGTGGTGCGGCACGGGATCGCGGGGTCGGTCGACGTACGGGACAAGCACGGCCGCAGGCTGCGTTACGAGGACC